The genomic region ATTTGGACAACTCCCTAATTAATATCCTTTGAGGCTGGTTAGCCCtaaagtggtcaggcagttggacttgatgatatTTGAAGGTCATTTTCAGCTGAACGGTTCAGTTCTGTTCTGTCTCAACACTCACAAAAGATCCTTGTGATGACATGTGTATAAGCACTCAGAGACTGGAaagtacatttctttttttcccctcacctaTATCACTTTGATCCAGTAAAAGATATCCCCTGTACCTACAAACTGCTGTGGCTACCTCTATCTACAAACAATTAGGGTTTGAATTTTAAGTGATTAAAAACCAAGTAGGGCATTTTGGATATATTTGGGCAAGTTGCTTACATATTAGTGTATGCGAGAATGTACTAATGGAAAGCcagaaaaatgaggaaagccTTCTATTAATTCCAATTGCACTACTAGAGCTAATGGCAGTAAGTACCTGtgagaagataaagaaaaatacactaaTACGAAACCTGAAGGGAAGtctcaagaaggaaaaataaaattacttggTCCAAATATGACTAAGATAAAAAAAGTTAACTAGTAAAGGGtactgtagatttttttttttttttttttttttaatgcagtaagTGGTCCAATACTTCAGTCATGCTTATAATCTTCTGTGAAAGACAGCTTCTTCAGTGAAACACTGTACCttgaacaaagaaaatgcttcGATACATACTGTATAAACGGGAAGAGTGCCATCTACTGTGTAGGTACCAAGTCCATGAATCTTCAGGCAAAGACTGTCCTCACCTAACTCTTTCAAAACTTCTAAATACCAGTGCCagtatacattatatatttatcATGCAATTGCAAACTAAAACATTTCAGCTATTCAGCAGCTGACTGTTTTGACCGTTAAGAGCTGAGCTTAGGGAATGTACCTTTACATTAATAGGGCACATTTCATTGTTCgaatgagaataaaaataacataatttttCTCTGTCAGATGTTTTCCTCTATAATATTTGCTGCAGTTGGAGTTTTGGGAGCTGGATATTGCTTTGTTGTGTCAGCAGTAGCCCTAAACAGAGGCCCTAAATGTGATGATGGAAAAGATTGGCTCTATCCCTTCCAGGATGGGTAAGACAAGACAACagggaacaaataaataattaaataaataagtatgaTTTAACTTTGTGATACTTTGTGATATTGTTAAACTTCCAAATCTATTGTATAACAATAGGAATTTTACTATTAATCTAAAAAATATGCTATTTGAAGACCCAGCAATGCGCAGCAATACTAATTAAGCAACAAGAACAGATAGATGCATAAAGAATACGATGACCAATCAAAATTATTGAGTTTCAAAGGAGCCAGTAAAGAGTACAGCACTCTAGTTTATTCTTGGGATTATAAACAGTATTCGAGGATAAATTCAGTCCCTTTGATTAGCAGTGACATCTTTTATTGAAATACaatgtttttcaagtaattcATGTTTATATCATTTTTATCGTGGTTATGGAATTTCAAAGTTGTCTCTTCCTCCCACTACAAGTAAAACGTTTGCTATCATTTATATTTATCACTTCCACACAGAtagcatgaaggaaaaaatctaATGCTGTAACCAAAGAAAAGCCCGGGGTTTCTGCTAGAGGGGGAATTACAGAAGATGCCATATTCCTCGGGAAACCCTACGATTCTTCCATGCTTTGTAGGTCCATTTAATGCACCACTAGATGTCAGCACTGCTTCGTGTAATAGCAGAACTAAACCGACAGTAGGAAAGCCACTTGACTTCAGACAAGATATTAATAGGGATGAACATAATTTTGGCACATACTTGGCTATGGTTTCGTAATGTCTTCTTCCCAATATACCACGAACGATTAGATTGTATCTAACACATTATTATCTTTGattgtgttttctcttttcaaatCAATTACTTCAAATGATCTAGAAACTACAAAAACTAATGTTCTAAACAAAATGTGCTGTAATGGGAATACTTTTTTACAATACTGAAGGTAACAGAAATTCAGTCACATATTACAAGAGTCACAGCTTGTCAGCCATAACAGGTCACCACTTTGGGAGCTAACATCATCTCCATAACTGTTGTTTCCCTTCTGCACAGGAATTATTTAGGTAACCACACAATATGGACTATGTGTAAATCACCTGACACTATAGTTCCTTGGCACCTGACCCTCTTCGCCTTGCTGCTAGTGATGAGTGGGATCCAAGCAGTGCTCTGTGGCATTCAGGTTGTGAACGGACTCTTTGGAACGATCTGTGGGGACTGCAAATGTTGCGGATGTTGTGGGGTAAGCAACCGATGTTTTTCGCTCATTACTTTGTGTGCTGATAACAGCTGTATATGCACTTGACTGGCTGATGGTTTGAAAAACTAAACAAGCCTTCATTCACTTCACGGTGCTTCACAGCACCGTCATCATGTTTTCTAAAGTACAGTTAAAATCTTACAGTGTTGTCAAGTGATGAAAATATGATCTCAGTCCTTATTTGTGGGGTTTATCTGACAGCTTCCTGTAGCcactggaaaataataaaatcctttGGACGTCACAAGAACATTACCCACCAAATAATCTCCATATTTTTGATCTTCTAGGGAGATGGAACTGTCTAAATAATATGAACAGTGCAGAGAACCTTCTCCTCTTGGGAAGCTCCCATCTGAAACTgctctggagagcagccctcAAGATGTGTTGCCTCTGGCTAAGAAGATCAGAATGAAGGCCACTTCGCTCCACTGATGTTAC from Anas platyrhynchos isolate ZD024472 breed Pekin duck chromosome 9, IASCAAS_PekinDuck_T2T, whole genome shotgun sequence harbors:
- the TM4SF4 gene encoding transmembrane 4 L6 family member 4 — its product is MCTGGCAKCLGITLIPLAVLCTLANILLFFPGGKVVENNQNITDEVWYFGGILGSGVLMIFPALVFLGLKNNDCCGCCGNESCGKRFAMFSSIIFAAVGVLGAGYCFVVSAVALNRGPKCDDGKDWLYPFQDGNYLGNHTIWTMCKSPDTIVPWHLTLFALLLVMSGIQAVLCGIQVVNGLFGTICGDCKCCGCCGGDGTV